In Armatimonadota bacterium, a genomic segment contains:
- a CDS encoding ABC transporter ATP-binding protein, which produces MALLEARDLTKHFPLTAGLLRRVVGVVRAVEGVSLAVEAGQTLGLVGETGSGKTTLGRLLVRLLPPTAGRILFDGRDITDLGDAQLREVRRHLQMVFQNPASALNPRKRVKDIVEDPLVVHGLGGPLQRLRRVAELLDLVELPPGQFLFRYPHALSGGQRQRVAIARALALHPKVVVLDEPTSALDVSVQAKIIALLRRLQRELGLTYLFISHDLSLVRAVADVVAVMYLGRIVEVAPADVLFRRPAHPYTRALLSAIPTVSDEERALIPEKIVLGGEIPSAARVPPGCSFHPRCYARIEGCDRVVPELLSIGPHHQVRCILYDPRSGAAARLALAAHRLPAPAGGPPGSGPGPSAASGGGTP; this is translated from the coding sequence ATGGCTCTGCTGGAGGCCCGCGACCTGACCAAGCACTTCCCTCTCACCGCCGGGCTGCTGCGCCGTGTGGTGGGGGTCGTGCGGGCCGTGGAGGGAGTCAGCCTCGCGGTGGAGGCCGGCCAGACCCTGGGGCTGGTGGGAGAGACCGGGTCGGGCAAGACCACCCTGGGTCGGCTGCTGGTCCGGCTGCTGCCGCCGACCGCCGGCCGCATCCTGTTCGACGGGCGCGACATCACGGACCTGGGCGACGCGCAGCTGCGGGAGGTACGCCGCCACCTGCAGATGGTTTTCCAGAACCCGGCGTCCGCGCTGAATCCCCGCAAGCGCGTGAAGGACATCGTCGAAGACCCCCTGGTCGTCCACGGGCTGGGCGGGCCCCTGCAGAGGCTGCGGCGGGTCGCCGAGCTGCTGGACCTGGTGGAACTGCCCCCTGGGCAGTTCCTGTTCCGCTACCCCCACGCCCTCAGCGGCGGCCAGCGGCAGCGGGTGGCCATCGCGCGCGCCCTGGCCCTGCACCCCAAGGTGGTGGTCCTCGACGAGCCCACCTCCGCCCTGGACGTCTCGGTGCAGGCCAAGATCATCGCCCTGCTGAGGCGGCTGCAGCGGGAGCTGGGCCTGACCTACCTGTTCATCTCCCACGACCTGAGCCTGGTGCGGGCCGTGGCGGATGTGGTGGCGGTCATGTACCTGGGCCGGATCGTGGAGGTGGCGCCCGCCGACGTCCTCTTCCGCCGCCCCGCCCACCCCTACACCCGGGCGCTGTTGTCGGCGATCCCCACGGTCTCCGATGAGGAGCGCGCGCTGATCCCGGAGAAGATCGTCCTGGGGGGCGAGATTCCCAGCGCCGCCCGGGTGCCCCCCGGGTGCAGCTTCCACCCCCGCTGCTACGCGCGCATCGAGGGGTGCGACCGGGTGGTCCCCGAACTGCTTTCGATCGGTCCCCACCACCAGGTGCGCTGCATCCTCTACGATCCCCGCTCAGGAGCGGCGGCCCGGCTGGCTCTGGCCGCCCACCGGCTGCCGGCGCCGGCCGGCGGCCCGCCTGGGTCCGGTCCGGGGCCGTCGGCCGCGTCAGGAGGAGGAACGCCGTGA
- a CDS encoding TAXI family TRAP transporter solute-binding subunit — protein sequence MRSRATVLTVLLAAALVAGAVGTAQTQPRPGWPRSVTIGSASIGGVYFVVAGGWARVIGEKMGLAATNRVTGGPVQNIQLVQAKEIELGMTTTGPLYEALQGIGEFAGKKMDAVRVIFPMYTSYAHWMVSADSGIRSVADLSGKVVSLGPRGGSAEFVGERVLQLFNVKPRRIVYLGFADGASAIRDGVVDAAFGVIGVPVPAWVEAAITRPMRFFGFTREQIEVLTSRYPYLARAAIRPGVYRGQDEAIQTVQMWNAAIVHRDMPEDFVYELTKVMLTNREFLATVHPTAHEMLPVNIFYIKMPMHPGAIRYFREQGVTLAPEHIPPEMKR from the coding sequence ATGAGATCGCGGGCAACGGTGCTGACTGTGCTGCTGGCCGCCGCGCTGGTGGCCGGAGCGGTGGGAACGGCTCAGACCCAGCCGCGGCCGGGCTGGCCGCGGTCGGTGACCATCGGATCGGCGTCCATCGGCGGTGTCTACTTCGTGGTGGCCGGCGGGTGGGCGCGGGTCATCGGCGAGAAGATGGGCCTGGCGGCCACCAACCGGGTCACCGGCGGCCCGGTCCAGAACATCCAGCTGGTCCAGGCCAAGGAGATCGAGCTGGGGATGACCACCACGGGGCCGCTGTACGAAGCCCTGCAGGGCATCGGCGAGTTCGCCGGCAAGAAGATGGACGCGGTCCGCGTGATCTTCCCCATGTACACCTCCTACGCCCACTGGATGGTCAGCGCCGATTCGGGCATCCGCTCGGTGGCGGACCTGTCCGGAAAGGTGGTGAGCCTGGGTCCCCGGGGCGGGTCGGCGGAGTTCGTGGGCGAGCGGGTCCTGCAGCTGTTCAACGTCAAGCCGCGCCGCATCGTCTACCTGGGGTTCGCCGACGGGGCATCGGCCATCCGGGACGGCGTGGTGGACGCCGCCTTCGGGGTCATCGGTGTCCCGGTCCCCGCGTGGGTGGAGGCGGCCATCACCCGGCCCATGCGGTTCTTCGGCTTCACCCGGGAGCAGATCGAGGTCCTGACATCCCGCTACCCCTACCTGGCCCGGGCGGCCATCCGGCCGGGGGTGTACCGCGGGCAGGATGAGGCGATCCAGACCGTGCAGATGTGGAACGCGGCCATCGTGCACCGGGACATGCCCGAGGACTTCGTCTACGAACTGACCAAGGTCATGCTCACCAACCGGGAGTTCCTGGCCACGGTGCATCCCACGGCCCACGAGATGCTGCCGGTGAACATCTTCTACATCAAGATGCCGATGCACCCGGGCGCCATCCGCTACTTCCGGGAGCAGGGGGTGACCCTCGCCCCCGAACACATCCCGCCCGAGATGAAGAGGTAG
- a CDS encoding ABC transporter ATP-binding protein, which yields MAGRELRGTGGRAQDSAVQRPLLAVEDLVVQFRLYEGVARVLNGVRLTVGRGERVALVGETGCGKSLTARAILGLLPPAARVSGRILWEGTDLLSLSERALQAIRGRQIALVFQDPGTALNPVFTVGEQMLDVAAWQGAPRARLLGRSDGALRRRCLEMLRVVRIPDPEGIWHRYPVELSGGMRQRVQIALALLGDPRLLIADELGTALDVSIQDQILQELGDLVRTRGLSVLYITHNLGVARTVSDRICVMYAGEIVETSPTADLFRRPLHPYSQGLLAAVPRLDGRIGEGIDGRIPDYTAPPPACRFAPRCPFRMEICDRVRPTLLEAEAGRQVACHLYPREGT from the coding sequence GTGGCGGGCCGGGAGCTGAGGGGGACGGGCGGGCGGGCTCAGGACAGCGCCGTCCAGCGTCCGTTGCTGGCGGTCGAGGATCTGGTGGTGCAGTTCCGGCTGTACGAGGGGGTGGCGCGGGTCCTCAACGGCGTCCGCCTGACCGTCGGCCGGGGGGAGCGGGTGGCCCTGGTGGGCGAGACCGGCTGCGGCAAGTCCCTGACCGCCAGAGCCATCCTGGGCCTGCTGCCTCCCGCGGCCCGGGTGTCGGGCCGCATTCTGTGGGAGGGCACCGACCTGCTGTCCCTGTCCGAGCGGGCTCTGCAGGCCATCCGCGGACGGCAGATCGCCCTGGTCTTCCAGGATCCCGGAACGGCGCTGAATCCGGTGTTCACCGTCGGCGAGCAGATGCTGGACGTGGCCGCCTGGCAGGGAGCCCCTCGCGCGCGGCTGCTGGGCCGCTCCGACGGCGCCCTGCGCCGCCGCTGCCTGGAGATGCTGCGGGTGGTGCGCATTCCCGACCCGGAGGGCATCTGGCACCGCTACCCGGTGGAACTGTCCGGGGGGATGCGCCAGCGGGTGCAGATCGCCCTGGCGCTGCTGGGAGATCCCCGGCTGCTGATCGCCGACGAGCTGGGCACCGCCCTGGACGTCTCCATCCAGGACCAGATCCTGCAGGAACTGGGCGACCTGGTGCGCACCCGGGGACTGTCGGTGCTGTACATCACCCACAACCTGGGGGTGGCGCGCACGGTCAGCGACCGGATCTGCGTCATGTACGCCGGGGAGATCGTGGAAACATCGCCCACGGCGGATCTGTTCCGCCGCCCCCTCCACCCCTACTCCCAGGGCTTGCTGGCCGCGGTCCCGCGGCTGGACGGCCGCATCGGCGAGGGGATCGACGGGCGCATCCCCGACTACACGGCGCCACCGCCGGCCTGCCGGTTCGCCCCCCGCTGCCCCTTCCGCATGGAGATCTGCGACCGGGTGCGCCCCACCCTCCTGGAGGCGGAGGCGGGCCGGCAGGTGGCCTGCCATCTGTACCCGCGGGAGGGCACCTGA
- a CDS encoding hydantoinase B/oxoprolinase family protein — MTVRTFDPVALEIMWSRLINITEECWVTIWRTAFSTIIGEAQDFGCELLDEHAHSIAHSPRSMPVFNLTLPQAVRALYEAFPPEELEDGDVLVTNDPWVCAGHLFDIAVVTPVFRRGRLVGLVGSIGHCSDIGGTKDSGRAREVYEEGLQIPPMKLYRAGRLNADLAQVIRRNVRHPQMVFGDIQAQVSANHVGARRLLQFMDEYELDSLEPLAREVQARAEAAMREAIARIPDGTYTSEVTFQVAGRRLRLGCEIVVAGDELTVTWDAPPELPYGGVNCTATYTAAHTTYALKSILTPEIPSNAGCFRPLRVRAPEGSVLACRYPASVNQRTMVGWFCGPAVFRALAPVLPDRVQAFTGLPGFCAAYGRDARGRVFNDHIMFGGGQGAGRHADGVSALLYPTSAANVPVEMFEQRTPLLVERKEFIPDSGGPGEHRGGLGQRVVLRKLYDDGLPVLCQVLPHGLGSPQEGLLGGRAGGPAAYRIRGRVLARTEGLTQLVELRSPTDVVVLDAAGGSGFGDPRRRPPDLLEWDLREGYITPRGLAAYGARLRSGRIVRTPTARPRRRRRPPSRRAG; from the coding sequence ATGACGGTCCGGACCTTCGATCCGGTAGCCCTGGAGATCATGTGGAGCCGGTTGATCAACATCACCGAGGAGTGCTGGGTCACCATCTGGCGCACGGCGTTCTCCACCATCATCGGGGAGGCCCAGGACTTCGGGTGCGAGTTGCTGGACGAACACGCCCACTCCATTGCCCACTCGCCGCGCTCGATGCCGGTGTTCAACCTGACCCTCCCCCAGGCCGTGCGGGCGCTGTACGAGGCGTTCCCGCCGGAGGAACTGGAAGACGGCGACGTGCTGGTGACCAACGATCCCTGGGTGTGCGCCGGCCACCTGTTCGACATCGCGGTGGTGACGCCGGTCTTCCGCCGGGGCCGCCTGGTGGGCCTGGTCGGATCCATCGGCCACTGTTCGGACATCGGCGGCACCAAGGACTCCGGCCGCGCCCGGGAGGTGTACGAGGAAGGCCTGCAGATCCCGCCGATGAAGCTGTACCGGGCCGGGCGGCTGAACGCCGACCTGGCCCAGGTGATCCGTCGCAACGTCCGCCACCCCCAGATGGTGTTCGGGGACATCCAGGCCCAGGTGAGCGCCAACCACGTGGGGGCCCGGCGGCTGCTGCAGTTCATGGACGAGTATGAGCTGGACTCCCTGGAGCCGCTGGCCCGGGAGGTGCAGGCGCGGGCGGAGGCGGCCATGCGGGAAGCCATCGCCCGCATTCCCGACGGAACCTACACCAGCGAGGTCACCTTCCAGGTGGCGGGCCGGCGCCTGCGGCTGGGCTGCGAGATCGTGGTGGCGGGGGACGAGCTCACCGTGACCTGGGACGCGCCCCCCGAACTCCCCTACGGCGGGGTGAACTGCACCGCCACCTACACCGCCGCCCACACCACCTACGCCCTGAAGTCCATCCTGACCCCCGAGATCCCCAGCAACGCCGGCTGCTTCCGGCCCCTGCGCGTGCGCGCCCCGGAGGGCAGCGTCCTGGCCTGCCGGTATCCGGCGTCGGTGAACCAGCGGACCATGGTGGGGTGGTTCTGCGGGCCGGCGGTCTTCCGGGCGCTGGCGCCTGTCCTGCCCGACCGGGTCCAGGCGTTCACGGGCCTGCCGGGGTTCTGCGCCGCCTACGGCCGGGACGCCCGCGGCCGCGTCTTCAACGACCACATCATGTTCGGCGGAGGCCAGGGGGCCGGCCGGCACGCCGACGGGGTGTCCGCGCTGCTGTACCCCACCTCCGCGGCCAACGTGCCGGTGGAGATGTTCGAGCAGCGCACGCCGCTGCTGGTGGAGCGCAAGGAGTTCATCCCCGACTCCGGGGGTCCGGGTGAGCACCGCGGCGGCCTGGGCCAGCGGGTGGTGCTGCGCAAACTCTACGACGACGGGCTGCCGGTACTGTGCCAGGTCCTGCCCCACGGCCTGGGATCGCCCCAGGAGGGCCTGCTGGGCGGGCGGGCCGGGGGACCCGCTGCCTACCGGATCCGCGGCCGGGTGCTGGCCCGGACCGAAGGACTCACCCAGCTGGTGGAACTGCGTTCTCCCACAGACGTCGTGGTCCTGGATGCAGCCGGCGGGAGCGGATTCGGCGACCCGCGCCGCCGCCCGCCGGACCTGCTGGAGTGGGACCTGCGCGAAGGCTACATCACCCCCCGGGGGCTGGCCGCCTACGGGGCGCGTCTGCGCAGCGGGCGGATTGTCCGCACCCCCACAGCCCGTCCGCGCCGCCGGCGACGGCCGCCTTCCCGTCGAGCCGGCTGA
- a CDS encoding ABC transporter permease produces MSFRAYLLRRTLHLMPVLLGLSVLIFVISRVIPGDPVRLALGLEATDEQVAQLRRQLGLDRPLAVQYLSYVAGVLRGDFGYSLRTHRSVTRDILEALPATVELTTVAMLLAVAVGIPLGVLAAVRKDQAPDHISRILALVGVALPRFWLAILLQLLLAYHLRWLPTIGRGPAPPLQVTGLYLVDSLLAGRLDAFWTSLRHLAMPALALSVGTLAQVMRLIRAGMIEEMRRDYALAARSYGLPPNLILYKYMLKNAFTATLTVLGLSYGFLLGNAFLVEAVFAWPGLAFYGVDALRFKDFNGVIAVTLVIGAAYAVVNLLTDILYGYFDPRVRYG; encoded by the coding sequence ATGAGCTTCCGCGCGTACCTGCTCCGCCGCACCCTGCACCTGATGCCGGTCCTGCTCGGCCTGTCGGTGCTCATCTTTGTCATCTCCCGGGTCATCCCCGGCGACCCGGTGCGATTGGCCCTGGGGCTGGAAGCCACCGACGAGCAGGTGGCCCAGCTGCGCCGGCAGCTGGGGCTGGACCGGCCGCTGGCGGTCCAGTACCTCTCGTACGTGGCCGGCGTCCTGCGGGGCGACTTCGGCTACTCCCTGCGCACCCACCGCAGCGTCACCCGGGACATCCTGGAGGCGCTGCCGGCCACGGTGGAGCTCACCACGGTGGCGATGCTGCTGGCGGTGGCGGTGGGCATCCCCCTGGGGGTGCTGGCGGCGGTACGCAAGGACCAGGCCCCCGACCACATCAGCCGGATCCTGGCCCTGGTGGGGGTGGCACTGCCGCGCTTCTGGCTGGCCATCCTGCTGCAACTGCTGCTGGCCTATCACCTGCGGTGGCTGCCCACCATCGGCCGCGGCCCGGCGCCGCCACTGCAGGTGACGGGCCTGTACCTGGTGGACAGCCTGCTGGCCGGACGCCTGGACGCCTTCTGGACGTCCCTGCGCCACCTGGCCATGCCGGCCCTGGCCCTGTCGGTGGGTACCCTGGCCCAGGTTATGCGTCTGATCCGGGCCGGCATGATCGAGGAGATGCGCCGGGACTACGCGCTGGCCGCCCGCTCCTACGGTCTGCCCCCGAACCTCATCCTCTACAAGTACATGCTCAAGAACGCGTTCACGGCCACCCTGACCGTCCTGGGGCTGAGCTACGGCTTCCTGCTGGGCAACGCGTTCCTGGTGGAGGCGGTGTTTGCCTGGCCCGGGCTGGCGTTTTACGGGGTGGACGCCCTGCGCTTCAAGGACTTCAACGGCGTCATCGCCGTCACCCTGGTCATCGGAGCCGCCTACGCCGTGGTCAACCTGCTCACCGACATCCTCTACGGATACTTCGACCCCCGGGTGCGCTATGGCTGA
- a CDS encoding hydantoinase/oxoprolinase family protein, giving the protein MRYRAAIDIGGTFTDLVLLDQAAGRLHRHKVLTTPRAPDEGALTGLQQLCARAGIAVARLDTVIHATTLVTNALLERTGAPTALLTTAGFRDILEMGKEQRYDIYDLFLRYPEPLVPRRWRAGIRERITRDGEVRLPVDLDQVRRVLRSLVRQGVQAVAVCFLHAYRNPAHEQQVGRLIHDEFPHLAVSLSSEVSPEIREYERTSTTVCNAYVQPLVDRYLRRLEEALAAEGFAGRLLLMLSSGTLAAPDLARRFPVRLLESGPAAGALLAGHLGRRLGRSDLVAFDMGGTTAKVCLVRDGRPAVTSLLEAARVHRFKPGSGIPVKTAVVDMIEIGAGGGSIAGADAMGLLRVGPRSAGADPGPACYGRGGQEATVTDACVVLGYYDPQAFLGGAMPLDAEAARAAVARVGEKVGLDPVAAAWGIFAVVCESMAQAARLYLIERGMDPRRCALVGFGGAGPAAAARVARLLGMRQVIIPPASGLASAVGLLVAPPGVDLGRSLAGQLQELDWDAVERMLSEMESAGTEVVIAAGGEAAAVTSERRVEMRYLGQFHDIEVAVPDHLGPDAARVLRDRFDAEYARLYGLALDGYPVQALNWRVRVSAPAPPVDLGADGGGRSRPALRGRRPIYLPERGFAPAAVYDRAALAGGATVEGPAVVEEPEATTLLWPGDRLVVDAQGHLILTVGETTR; this is encoded by the coding sequence GTGAGGTACCGCGCGGCGATAGACATCGGAGGCACGTTCACCGACCTGGTCCTGCTGGATCAGGCCGCCGGACGCCTGCACCGGCACAAGGTCCTGACTACCCCCCGGGCGCCGGACGAAGGAGCCTTGACCGGCCTGCAGCAGCTGTGCGCCCGCGCCGGCATTGCGGTGGCCCGGCTGGACACCGTCATCCACGCCACCACCCTGGTCACCAACGCGCTGCTGGAGCGCACCGGGGCGCCCACCGCGCTGCTGACCACGGCGGGGTTCCGGGACATTCTGGAGATGGGCAAGGAGCAGCGCTACGACATCTACGACCTGTTCCTGCGCTACCCTGAGCCCCTGGTGCCCCGCCGCTGGCGCGCGGGCATCCGCGAGCGGATCACCCGGGACGGCGAGGTGCGGTTGCCGGTGGATCTCGACCAGGTGCGCCGGGTCCTGCGGTCCCTGGTGCGCCAGGGCGTGCAGGCGGTGGCGGTGTGCTTCTTGCACGCCTACCGCAACCCGGCCCACGAGCAGCAGGTCGGCCGCCTGATCCACGACGAGTTCCCGCACCTGGCGGTGTCGCTGAGCAGCGAGGTCAGCCCGGAGATTCGCGAGTACGAGCGCACCAGCACCACCGTCTGCAACGCCTACGTGCAGCCGCTGGTGGACCGCTACCTGCGGCGGCTGGAAGAGGCCCTGGCCGCCGAGGGATTCGCCGGACGGCTGCTGCTGATGCTGTCGTCGGGCACCCTGGCCGCCCCGGACCTGGCCCGGCGGTTCCCCGTGCGTCTGCTGGAGTCCGGGCCGGCCGCCGGGGCCCTGCTGGCCGGCCACCTGGGCCGGCGGCTGGGGCGGTCGGACCTGGTGGCATTCGACATGGGTGGGACCACCGCCAAAGTGTGCCTGGTCCGCGACGGCCGCCCCGCGGTGACCTCCCTGCTGGAGGCGGCGCGGGTCCACCGTTTCAAGCCCGGCTCGGGCATCCCGGTCAAGACTGCCGTCGTGGACATGATCGAGATCGGCGCGGGCGGGGGCAGCATCGCCGGCGCGGACGCCATGGGCCTGCTGCGGGTCGGCCCCCGCAGCGCCGGCGCGGATCCCGGGCCGGCCTGTTACGGCCGCGGGGGACAGGAGGCCACGGTCACCGACGCCTGCGTGGTCCTGGGCTACTACGACCCGCAGGCCTTTCTGGGCGGGGCGATGCCGCTGGACGCGGAGGCCGCCCGCGCGGCGGTGGCGCGGGTCGGGGAGAAGGTGGGGCTGGACCCGGTGGCTGCCGCCTGGGGAATCTTCGCCGTGGTCTGCGAGAGCATGGCGCAGGCGGCACGTCTGTACCTCATCGAGCGCGGCATGGATCCCCGCCGGTGTGCCCTGGTGGGCTTCGGGGGCGCGGGGCCGGCGGCGGCGGCGCGGGTGGCACGGCTGCTGGGGATGCGGCAGGTCATCATCCCCCCGGCGTCGGGGCTGGCGTCGGCCGTGGGCCTGCTGGTGGCCCCCCCGGGCGTGGACCTGGGCCGCTCGCTGGCCGGCCAGCTGCAGGAGCTGGACTGGGATGCGGTCGAGCGGATGCTGTCCGAGATGGAATCCGCCGGCACGGAGGTGGTGATCGCCGCCGGGGGGGAGGCTGCGGCCGTGACCAGCGAGCGTCGGGTGGAGATGCGCTACCTGGGCCAGTTCCACGACATCGAGGTCGCCGTGCCCGACCATCTGGGCCCCGACGCCGCCCGTGTCCTGCGGGACCGCTTTGACGCCGAGTACGCCCGCCTGTACGGCCTGGCTCTGGACGGCTACCCGGTGCAGGCGCTGAACTGGCGGGTACGGGTGAGCGCTCCGGCGCCCCCGGTGGACCTGGGGGCCGATGGCGGCGGGCGGAGCCGCCCGGCGCTGCGGGGCCGCCGGCCCATCTACCTTCCCGAGCGCGGATTCGCGCCGGCCGCGGTCTACGACCGGGCGGCGCTGGCCGGGGGCGCGACGGTGGAGGGGCCGGCGGTGGTGGAGGAACCCGAAGCCACCACGCTGCTGTGGCCGGGAGACCGCCTGGTGGTGGACGCTCAGGGGCATCTGATCCTCACGGTGGGGGAGACGACGCGATGA
- a CDS encoding ABC transporter permease has product MAEAAAVPSLRAVRADEWRKMWARFRQSSLSLVGAGIVAAVVAGAIFAPVLAPYPRHAGVFVDFDHALRPPSARNWLGTDDAGRDILSRILFGARISLALGVAVLALAVAVGVPLGVVAGYFGGRVGDVIMRVTDVFLAVPPIALALAVTAALRPTLTTAMVAIAFAWWPWYTRLVYGQVLSLREQQFVEASRAVGASAWRIAFREILPNTWSPVIVKATLDMGFVILTASGLSFLGLGAQPPTPEWGTMIAEGRNYLPGAWWAATFPGLAIFLTVLGFNLLGDGLRDVFDVEIEQWRAGS; this is encoded by the coding sequence ATGGCTGAGGCCGCCGCCGTTCCCTCCCTGCGCGCGGTGCGCGCCGACGAGTGGCGCAAGATGTGGGCGCGCTTCCGCCAGTCGTCGCTGTCCCTGGTGGGGGCCGGCATCGTGGCCGCAGTGGTCGCGGGGGCGATCTTCGCTCCGGTCCTCGCCCCCTACCCCCGCCACGCCGGGGTCTTCGTGGACTTCGACCACGCCCTGCGGCCCCCCAGCGCCCGCAACTGGCTGGGGACCGATGACGCCGGCAGGGACATCCTGTCCCGCATCCTGTTTGGCGCGCGCATCTCCCTGGCCCTGGGGGTGGCCGTCCTGGCCCTTGCGGTCGCCGTCGGAGTGCCCCTGGGCGTGGTGGCGGGCTATTTTGGCGGGCGGGTCGGGGACGTGATCATGCGGGTGACCGACGTCTTCCTGGCCGTGCCGCCCATCGCCCTGGCCCTGGCGGTGACCGCCGCCCTGCGCCCCACCCTCACCACCGCCATGGTCGCCATCGCGTTTGCCTGGTGGCCGTGGTACACGCGGCTGGTGTACGGGCAGGTCCTGTCGCTGCGGGAGCAGCAGTTCGTCGAGGCCAGCCGCGCGGTGGGGGCGTCGGCATGGCGCATCGCCTTCCGGGAGATCCTGCCCAACACCTGGTCGCCGGTGATCGTGAAAGCCACCCTGGACATGGGGTTTGTGATTCTTACCGCCTCCGGCCTCAGCTTCCTCGGGCTGGGGGCACAGCCGCCGACCCCCGAGTGGGGGACGATGATCGCCGAGGGGCGGAACTACCTGCCCGGCGCCTGGTGGGCGGCCACCTTCCCGGGACTGGCCATCTTCCTGACGGTGCTGGGATTCAACCTGCTGGGCGACGGGCTGCGGGATGTCTTTGACGTGGAGATCGAGCAGTGGCGGGCCGGGAGCTGA
- a CDS encoding ABC transporter substrate-binding protein, translating to MRTRVLPTVGIVLLGLALAAAVPVAGVSQPREVTFTYIEQQIVTSIDPQGAVDESSLHAAINMYDPLVYPNVEQGTMAPRPHVAESWTVSPDGRRYTFRLRRGIKFHSGRELTAEDVAWSMDRLLRIKKGFYWVFAPVLEPGSTRAVDRYTVRFDLKEPYAPFLGALELFFIMDKDLIMANLRPGPFGEFGDYGAALLERQDAGSGPYRMERWDRATELVLAAFPDYWRGWKPGQVTRVSYKIVVEEATVKTLLRSGQADMVNQWLSPPSFAELKGTPGIVVKEDPTVQLFHLQMNTKKPPLDNVKIRQAISYAFDYDKAIQQIFLGATRARGPVPVRTPGWNPAVPVYTRNVARARQLLAEAGVRPGQLTLEYVWVTSVPMERLIGLLLQSNLEEIGIRLDIVGELWARVVERATKAETTPHITAIFDTLKYPHVDSHTYGMYHPSCWGTFRCMSWYENPEVTRVLEAARRAVDSAQQTRMYQEAQVLIVRDAPSIYVANPLHRIAFRDYVKGYRYVGLLGFDVNFWDFTIAR from the coding sequence GTAGGCATCGTCCTGCTGGGCCTGGCCCTGGCCGCCGCCGTCCCTGTGGCGGGGGTCTCCCAGCCCCGGGAGGTGACCTTCACCTACATCGAGCAGCAGATCGTCACCTCCATCGACCCCCAGGGCGCGGTGGACGAGAGCAGCCTGCACGCGGCCATCAACATGTACGACCCGCTGGTGTACCCCAACGTGGAGCAGGGGACCATGGCGCCCCGGCCTCACGTGGCCGAGTCCTGGACCGTATCCCCTGACGGCCGGCGGTACACCTTCCGCCTGCGCCGGGGCATCAAGTTCCACAGCGGGCGGGAGCTGACCGCCGAGGACGTGGCCTGGAGCATGGACCGGCTGCTGCGGATCAAGAAGGGCTTTTACTGGGTGTTCGCGCCGGTCCTGGAGCCGGGGTCCACCCGGGCCGTGGACCGCTACACGGTCCGTTTTGACCTCAAAGAACCCTACGCCCCGTTCCTGGGCGCCCTGGAGCTGTTCTTCATCATGGACAAGGACCTGATCATGGCCAACCTGCGCCCGGGGCCGTTCGGGGAGTTCGGCGACTACGGGGCGGCGTTGCTGGAGCGCCAGGACGCGGGCTCGGGTCCCTACCGCATGGAACGGTGGGACCGGGCCACCGAGCTGGTCCTGGCGGCGTTCCCCGACTACTGGCGGGGATGGAAGCCCGGGCAGGTCACCCGCGTGTCCTACAAGATCGTGGTGGAGGAGGCCACCGTCAAGACCCTGCTGCGGTCCGGGCAGGCGGACATGGTCAACCAGTGGCTGTCGCCGCCCAGCTTCGCGGAACTGAAGGGCACGCCCGGCATCGTGGTCAAGGAAGATCCCACCGTCCAGCTGTTCCACCTGCAGATGAACACCAAGAAACCGCCCCTGGACAACGTGAAGATCCGCCAGGCCATCTCCTACGCCTTTGACTACGACAAGGCCATCCAGCAGATCTTCCTGGGCGCCACCCGGGCCCGGGGGCCGGTGCCGGTGCGCACGCCGGGGTGGAACCCGGCGGTGCCGGTGTACACCCGCAACGTGGCCCGCGCGCGCCAGCTGCTGGCCGAGGCCGGGGTGCGGCCCGGCCAGCTCACCCTGGAGTACGTGTGGGTCACCTCGGTGCCCATGGAGCGCCTCATCGGCCTGCTGCTGCAGAGCAACCTGGAGGAGATCGGGATCAGGCTGGACATCGTGGGCGAGCTGTGGGCGCGGGTGGTCGAACGGGCCACCAAGGCCGAGACCACCCCGCACATCACCGCCATCTTTGACACCCTCAAGTACCCCCACGTGGACAGCCACACCTACGGCATGTACCACCCCAGCTGCTGGGGGACGTTCCGGTGCATGTCGTGGTACGAGAACCCGGAGGTGACCCGAGTCCTGGAGGCGGCCCGCCGGGCGGTGGACTCCGCCCAGCAGACGCGGATGTACCAGGAAGCCCAGGTGCTGATCGTGCGGGATGCGCCCAGCATCTACGTGGCCAACCCGCTGCACCGCATCGCCTTCCGGGACTACGTGAAGGGCTACCGCTACGTAGGGCTGCTGGGCTTTGACGTGAACTTCTGGGACTTCACCATCGCCCGCTAG